From one Babylonia areolata isolate BAREFJ2019XMU chromosome 35, ASM4173473v1, whole genome shotgun sequence genomic stretch:
- the LOC143278118 gene encoding signal peptidase complex catalytic subunit SEC11A, translating into MSGLLSFDFLDDVRRMNKRQLYYQVLNFGMIVSSALMIWKGLMVVTGSESPIVVVLSGSMEPAFHRGDLLFLTNYREEPIRVGEIVVFKVEGRDIPIVHRVLKVHEKEDGTVKFLTKGDNNSVDDRGLYAPGQLWLDKKDVVGRARGFVPYVGIVTILMNDYPKFKYAVLVCLGIFVLVHRE; encoded by the exons ATGAGTGGGTTACTAAGTTTCGATTTTCTGGACGATGTTCGTCGCATGAATAAGCGACAG TTGTACTACCAGGTGCTTAACTTTGGGATGATTGTATCATCGGCGCTGATGATATGGAAAGGGCTGATGGTGGTGACAGGCAGCGAATCACCAATTGTGGTGGTGCTCAG tgGCAGTATGGAGCCAGCCTTCCATCGCGGGGATCTGCTGTTTCTGACCAACTACCGGGAGGAACCCATCCGTGTGGGAGAGATTGTGGTGTTCAAGGTGGAGGGACGAGACATCCCCATTGTGCACAGGGTGCTCAAAGTGCATGAAAA GGAAGATGGGACTGTGAAGTTTCTGACCAAGGGAGACAACAACTCGGTGGACGATCGGGGACTGTACGCACCAGGGCAACTATGGCTGGACAAGAAAGACGTCGTGGGGAGGGCCAGAGG gTTTGTGCCTTATGTTGGGATAGTGACCATCCTCATGAATGACTACCCCAAGTTCAAG TATGCCGTCCTGGTGTGTTTGGGAatctttgttcttgttcatcgGGAGTGA